Proteins from one Armatimonadota bacterium genomic window:
- a CDS encoding Tad domain-containing protein, whose translation MAVIVAFAGFTLDIGLAALGAQECQKIADAGALAGAQEIRTPDYAQYVAWVTAWANVPRQTDSTGARYWTSVTFVPEGGALGDGRTAPRNGALKVTSSKWVPYNFLRVIGVNGITVRREAIATAYLGGMCIAPIWIWYTTPVTYGQQVQLLMADAPHCGIPGSFGFLQPQGGVDFQAALKGTISLEQEELQRAEEGDIVWAKTGLAVDQWRGPLKNDWDSRLKRGTQGIYASDTFGIGDFHVDNPRILIVPFVEYLDGTGSGARFRIHKFGAFWLEDVITNGTDRYIQGRFIDFMKPGGKVLGIKPGQLMM comes from the coding sequence ATGGCTGTCATAGTGGCCTTCGCCGGATTCACCCTTGACATCGGTCTCGCGGCCCTGGGGGCTCAGGAGTGCCAGAAGATTGCTGACGCCGGGGCTCTTGCCGGGGCCCAGGAGATCAGGACACCAGACTACGCCCAGTATGTGGCCTGGGTCACTGCATGGGCCAATGTGCCCCGGCAAACCGACAGCACCGGGGCCAGGTACTGGACCAGCGTGACCTTCGTGCCGGAAGGCGGCGCACTTGGCGACGGTCGGACGGCGCCTCGCAACGGAGCGCTCAAGGTCACGTCAAGCAAGTGGGTGCCGTACAACTTCCTCCGCGTTATCGGCGTGAACGGCATCACGGTGCGCAGGGAAGCCATCGCGACCGCCTATCTTGGCGGAATGTGCATCGCGCCCATCTGGATCTGGTACACCACGCCCGTGACGTACGGGCAGCAAGTGCAGCTTCTCATGGCGGATGCACCACACTGCGGCATTCCCGGCAGCTTCGGGTTCCTGCAGCCCCAGGGTGGCGTGGACTTCCAGGCGGCGCTCAAGGGCACGATTTCACTGGAACAGGAAGAACTCCAGCGGGCTGAAGAGGGGGACATCGTCTGGGCGAAGACCGGTCTCGCTGTAGACCAATGGCGGGGCCCGCTCAAGAACGACTGGGATTCACGCTTGAAGCGCGGCACCCAGGGCATCTACGCCTCGGATACTTTCGGCATCGGCGATTTCCACGTGGACAACCCGCGGATCCTGATCGTGCCCTTCGTGGAGTATCTGGACGGGACAGGGAGCGGAGCGCGATTCAGGATCCACAAGTTTGGCGCATTCTGGCTCGAGGACGTCATCACCAACGGTACCGACCGCTACATCCAGGGCCGATTCATCGACTTCATGAAGCCCGGCGGCAAAGTTCTCGGTATCAAGCCCGGCCAGCTGATGATGTAG
- a CDS encoding thioredoxin domain-containing protein encodes MTDSGHAGHQPSQPNHLAGEKSPYLLQHVLNPVDWYPWGDEAFEKARRENKPIFLSIGYSTCHWCHVMERESFEDPRVAELMNEAFVSIKVDREERPDIDNVFMAVCQMMTGGGGWPLTIIMSPDMRPFYAGTYIPRATLFGRIGMLELIPRIKQLWHRDREKLLAIGDEIAGALRAERSSAGDEVGEGALDEAYREFAERYDPVHGGFGRAPKFPSPHTLSFLLRYAERTGEVHAREMVEGTLLAMRKGGIFDQVGLGFHRYSTDREWLVPHFEKMLYDQAMLLIACAETYQVTGDPRFAQMAREIVEYVRRDMTSPDGAFYSAEDADSEGEEGRFYLWTDAELREVLSTEQYQLARRAYGVTRAGNYTDEASGRQTGRNILHLTDEPEELARDLGMAPEDLARELEAVRQRLLEARGRRVRPLCDDKVLTDWNGLMIAALSIAGRALDEPSWIVAAERAFSFVVHNLRVPGGRLLHRFREGEAAVDANLDDFAFLSWGLIELYQASFKTRYLQYALQFTEQMLAKFSDPDGGGLYFTAEDTETVLARRKEYYDGAIPSGNSVAALNLLRLSHITGRSEFAQAAQGIIRSTGQSANAMPSAHAQLLIALDLALNKHREIVVVGDPDAPETQAMVAATRGFFAPHTAVLRIDPRREDDEILGIVPGIRALSQVEGKPTAYVCEDFACHSPVTDADALRCILHGGR; translated from the coding sequence ATGACGGACTCGGGACATGCCGGTCACCAGCCGTCCCAGCCGAATCACCTTGCAGGTGAGAAGAGCCCATACCTGCTCCAGCACGTCCTCAATCCCGTCGACTGGTATCCATGGGGCGATGAGGCCTTTGAGAAAGCGCGCCGTGAAAACAAACCCATCTTCCTGTCAATTGGCTACTCCACGTGCCACTGGTGTCACGTCATGGAGCGCGAGTCCTTCGAGGACCCGCGTGTGGCTGAGTTGATGAACGAGGCTTTCGTGTCCATCAAGGTAGACCGCGAGGAACGTCCGGACATCGACAATGTGTTCATGGCGGTCTGCCAGATGATGACCGGTGGCGGGGGCTGGCCACTGACTATCATCATGTCTCCCGACATGCGGCCGTTCTACGCGGGTACGTACATCCCCCGGGCGACGCTTTTCGGGCGAATCGGGATGTTGGAGCTGATTCCACGCATCAAGCAGCTATGGCACCGGGACCGAGAGAAGCTGCTGGCGATAGGGGATGAGATCGCCGGGGCGCTCAGAGCGGAGCGGTCCAGTGCCGGTGATGAGGTCGGCGAAGGCGCGCTTGACGAGGCATACCGCGAGTTTGCGGAGCGCTACGACCCGGTTCATGGCGGGTTCGGCAGAGCCCCCAAGTTTCCGTCACCCCACACCCTTTCCTTCCTGCTGCGTTATGCGGAGCGGACGGGCGAGGTGCATGCCCGGGAGATGGTGGAGGGAACCCTCCTGGCCATGCGAAAGGGCGGAATCTTCGATCAAGTCGGCCTGGGCTTCCACCGCTATTCAACGGACCGCGAGTGGCTGGTTCCGCATTTTGAGAAGATGCTGTACGACCAGGCCATGCTCCTCATCGCCTGTGCCGAGACCTATCAGGTCACGGGAGACCCGCGCTTTGCACAAATGGCGCGGGAGATCGTGGAGTACGTCCGGCGCGACATGACCAGCCCGGATGGGGCCTTCTACTCGGCAGAAGACGCGGATAGCGAGGGCGAAGAGGGGCGCTTCTACCTCTGGACGGATGCGGAATTGCGCGAGGTGCTGTCCACGGAGCAGTACCAGCTTGCTCGGCGCGCATACGGGGTGACCCGCGCCGGGAACTATACGGATGAAGCCTCGGGCAGGCAGACGGGACGCAACATACTGCACCTCACGGACGAGCCGGAGGAGCTTGCGCGAGACCTGGGCATGGCCCCGGAAGACCTGGCGCGGGAGCTGGAGGCAGTCCGGCAGCGTCTCCTGGAAGCCCGGGGCAGGCGCGTCAGGCCGTTGTGCGACGACAAGGTCCTCACCGACTGGAACGGGCTGATGATCGCCGCGCTGTCGATTGCCGGCCGGGCGCTGGACGAACCATCCTGGATCGTCGCCGCCGAGCGGGCCTTCAGCTTCGTCGTGCACAACCTGCGCGTCCCCGGAGGACGATTGCTGCACCGTTTCCGCGAAGGCGAAGCCGCCGTGGATGCAAACCTGGACGACTTTGCCTTCCTGAGCTGGGGGCTCATTGAACTGTATCAAGCAAGCTTCAAGACCCGTTATCTGCAGTACGCACTCCAGTTCACGGAGCAGATGCTGGCGAAGTTCAGCGATCCGGATGGCGGGGGGCTCTACTTCACGGCGGAGGACACCGAAACTGTGCTCGCCCGGCGCAAGGAGTACTATGACGGCGCCATACCTTCCGGCAACTCGGTGGCCGCGCTCAATCTGCTGCGACTGTCGCACATCACCGGACGATCGGAATTCGCGCAAGCAGCACAAGGGATCATCAGGTCAACAGGGCAGTCTGCCAACGCCATGCCTTCGGCTCACGCACAGTTGCTGATCGCCCTGGACCTTGCGCTGAACAAGCACCGGGAGATCGTGGTCGTCGGCGACCCGGACGCGCCGGAGACCCAAGCGATGGTGGCTGCGACCCGTGGGTTCTTCGCCCCCCACACGGCCGTCCTGCGCATTGATCCCCGGCGCGAGGACGACGAAATCTTGGGCATTGTGCCGGGGATCAGGGCCCTGAGTCAGGTCGAAGGCAAGCCGACGGCCTACGTCTGCGAGGACTTCGCGTGCCACTCACCGGTGACAGACGCCGATGCGCTCCGGTGTATCCTGCACGGGGGCCGCTGA
- a CDS encoding neutral/alkaline non-lysosomal ceramidase N-terminal domain-containing protein: MQTTLRAGAWKTDITAPLHVPYLGFDPRQALFEGIHDPLFARAAVLATDDGAVGILSVDALGLSRDLLGPERDFIDRIRTRVAHETGLPHECILLAATHAHSTPETYGITRIWERDDCRAWLETFADKLADTLVLAWRDMRPATLRAGSAQLVGLGSNRRMKDTLGRLFSAKRKPEDAEIVDPGPVDTELAALVLECDGSGPIVIANYACHPVTVQVQPLVSADFPGRATQIVEDALGSQSRCLFLQGASGDINPIGDASGDWRDVETYGLMLAGGILEAVGNARIAEGQCEPALKGSLQSIRVDARPAPTIDDARAALEAAELRLSATPRDSADYATAYGNARRWRETYRLSLFGQDPVAVELQALRIGDTALAAFPGELFCGLGLQTKAESPARHTMIAECANGCVGYLAPESAWDDGGYEVSEGAWCRVGRGGPEKMVACVLEQLRGVFE; encoded by the coding sequence ATGCAGACGACACTCCGCGCCGGCGCGTGGAAAACGGACATCACCGCTCCGCTGCATGTGCCGTACCTGGGCTTCGACCCGCGACAGGCGCTGTTCGAAGGCATTCATGACCCGCTTTTCGCGCGGGCCGCCGTTCTGGCCACGGACGACGGAGCGGTGGGCATACTCAGCGTCGATGCTCTCGGTCTTTCGCGCGACTTACTGGGACCGGAGCGAGACTTCATCGATCGCATCCGCACCCGCGTGGCTCACGAGACCGGCCTGCCGCACGAGTGCATCCTGCTGGCCGCGACCCATGCGCACTCCACGCCTGAGACCTACGGCATCACCCGCATCTGGGAGCGCGATGACTGCCGGGCGTGGTTGGAGACTTTCGCCGACAAGCTCGCCGATACTCTGGTTCTCGCCTGGCGCGACATGCGGCCGGCCACTCTGCGCGCCGGTTCGGCGCAACTTGTGGGCCTCGGCAGCAATCGGCGCATGAAAGACACACTGGGCCGGCTTTTTTCGGCGAAGCGCAAGCCCGAGGACGCCGAGATCGTGGACCCAGGCCCGGTGGACACGGAGCTGGCTGCGCTCGTCCTGGAATGTGACGGTTCCGGGCCCATCGTAATCGCGAACTACGCTTGTCACCCGGTCACGGTACAGGTACAACCGCTGGTCTCCGCTGACTTCCCTGGACGTGCCACGCAGATCGTTGAAGACGCGCTGGGTAGTCAGTCCCGCTGCTTGTTCCTGCAAGGGGCATCCGGGGACATCAACCCCATCGGCGACGCTTCCGGGGACTGGCGCGATGTGGAGACCTACGGCCTGATGCTCGCTGGAGGCATCCTGGAAGCTGTCGGTAATGCGCGCATAGCCGAAGGCCAGTGCGAGCCGGCGCTCAAGGGCAGCCTGCAGTCGATCCGGGTCGACGCGCGCCCCGCGCCAACGATCGATGATGCGCGCGCTGCCTTGGAAGCCGCTGAACTGCGCCTTTCCGCGACGCCCCGCGACTCAGCTGATTATGCGACCGCGTACGGAAACGCCCGGCGCTGGCGGGAGACATACCGGCTGTCTCTCTTCGGCCAGGACCCCGTCGCCGTTGAGCTGCAGGCTCTGCGGATAGGAGACACGGCCCTTGCGGCATTTCCGGGCGAACTGTTCTGCGGCCTCGGGCTGCAGACAAAAGCGGAATCACCCGCCCGGCACACAATGATCGCCGAGTGCGCAAATGGCTGCGTGGGGTATCTCGCGCCGGAGAGCGCGTGGGATGACGGCGGGTACGAGGTGAGCGAAGGCGCGTGGTGTCGCGTGGGTCGAGGCGGTCCGGAGAAGATGGTCGCTTGTGTTCTGGAACAACTGCGGGGTGTATTCGAATGA
- a CDS encoding trimethylamine methyltransferase family protein, producing MKLTTHSPQVLSEDEIRRIWDTALMVWAEVPLRAPGPDDFMQALREYGCDVRGDRIHFTQAVRDKVLARIETERQRNGPYGPAIVDAETISFQTNGQGFHCCDTRTGSLRPATTEDLAEWSRLCDAIPGLQRGHPTYIPQDVPVATCDVHSFATIILNSRVPCRVSVYDADLIPFFIALQAVVDGSEEQVRKAPVFNTTCYVNSPFMISREAIDIAMRARELMGLPFRVFAMPVAGATAPGTLAGALVQSVAECLALNTVTLALDDRVTGWTESMLGFDMRAGTPVANSPDGQILSLMARQMGAWVFGGTYTAVGALSTTAKTPGAQSCMEKALDAMWAFASGVRSFASLGVLAASDAASATQLMLDLELVHTLERLARGARVDEHTLAAGVIGEIAPQGAKYLVHEHTALHFRDELWAAELMDRRFPSAWMQDERTMLDRAREKALRLCESAENQCPLTEEQRKQVVGIVAEADAFVAKRKPRQAD from the coding sequence GTGAAGCTCACCACACACAGCCCGCAAGTCCTGAGCGAGGACGAGATCAGGCGCATCTGGGACACTGCCCTGATGGTGTGGGCCGAGGTGCCCCTGCGCGCTCCCGGTCCCGATGACTTCATGCAGGCCCTGCGCGAGTACGGCTGCGACGTGCGCGGCGACAGGATCCACTTCACGCAGGCCGTGCGCGACAAGGTCTTGGCGCGGATTGAGACGGAGCGCCAGAGGAATGGGCCCTACGGTCCGGCAATTGTCGACGCCGAGACGATTAGCTTCCAGACCAACGGACAAGGCTTTCACTGCTGCGACACGCGAACCGGTTCCCTCAGGCCCGCAACAACAGAAGATCTCGCTGAGTGGTCGCGCCTGTGTGACGCCATTCCGGGGCTCCAGCGTGGCCACCCGACATACATCCCGCAGGACGTGCCCGTGGCGACCTGCGATGTGCATTCCTTCGCCACCATCATCCTCAACAGCCGCGTGCCCTGCCGCGTCTCGGTCTACGACGCCGACCTGATCCCGTTCTTCATCGCTCTGCAGGCGGTGGTGGACGGCTCCGAAGAACAGGTCCGCAAAGCGCCGGTTTTCAACACTACGTGCTATGTAAACTCGCCCTTCATGATCTCCCGCGAGGCTATTGACATCGCCATGCGCGCGCGGGAGCTGATGGGCCTGCCTTTCCGTGTCTTTGCCATGCCGGTCGCAGGGGCTACCGCCCCCGGAACTCTCGCTGGGGCCCTGGTGCAGAGCGTGGCCGAGTGCCTTGCGCTGAACACCGTGACCCTCGCACTGGATGACCGGGTGACTGGCTGGACGGAATCCATGCTGGGCTTCGACATGCGCGCCGGAACCCCGGTGGCCAACTCTCCTGACGGCCAGATTCTGAGCCTCATGGCAAGGCAGATGGGTGCATGGGTCTTCGGGGGCACCTACACCGCCGTGGGCGCCCTGTCCACCACCGCAAAAACCCCGGGTGCCCAGTCCTGTATGGAAAAGGCGCTGGACGCCATGTGGGCTTTCGCGTCGGGCGTGCGCAGCTTCGCTTCGCTGGGTGTCCTGGCGGCCAGTGATGCCGCGAGCGCGACCCAGCTCATGCTTGACCTCGAACTCGTGCACACTCTCGAGCGACTTGCGCGCGGTGCCCGGGTGGATGAGCATACACTGGCCGCCGGCGTAATCGGCGAAATCGCGCCACAGGGAGCGAAGTACCTGGTTCACGAGCATACGGCGCTGCATTTCCGGGACGAACTCTGGGCGGCCGAACTCATGGACCGGCGCTTCCCCAGCGCCTGGATGCAGGACGAGCGCACCATGCTGGATCGCGCCCGTGAGAAGGCCTTGCGCCTGTGCGAGTCCGCCGAGAATCAGTGCCCGCTCACCGAAGAGCAGCGAAAGCAAGTGGTGGGGATCGTGGCCGAGGCGGATGCCTTCGTGGCGAAGCGGAAGCCCAGGCAGGCAGATTGA
- a CDS encoding response regulator transcription factor yields MIRVMLADDHKIFREGLSSLLEKAKDIQVVGHAENGRQAVALAAELHPDVIIMDVAMPDLNGIEATEQILADNARVGVVALSMHADQRFVSAMLRAGASGYLLKDCAFQELVQAVQTVAAGEKYLSPSIASLVIDEYVRAADAGEESSRDLLTPREREVLQLIAEGCATKQIAGRLSVSIKTIETYRRQIMEKLGIDTVAGLTKYAIREGLTSLEH; encoded by the coding sequence ATGATCCGGGTCATGCTTGCTGACGACCATAAGATTTTCCGCGAAGGCCTGTCCTCACTGCTTGAGAAGGCGAAGGACATCCAGGTGGTGGGCCATGCCGAAAACGGGCGTCAGGCAGTGGCGCTGGCCGCTGAACTGCACCCCGATGTGATCATCATGGATGTCGCGATGCCCGATCTCAACGGCATCGAGGCCACGGAACAGATACTCGCCGACAACGCGCGGGTGGGTGTGGTCGCCCTGTCCATGCACGCCGACCAGCGTTTTGTGAGCGCGATGCTCCGCGCTGGCGCGTCGGGCTATCTCCTCAAGGACTGCGCCTTTCAGGAACTGGTCCAGGCGGTCCAGACTGTGGCTGCCGGTGAGAAGTACCTCAGCCCCTCCATCGCTTCCCTAGTCATCGACGAGTACGTGCGCGCCGCCGATGCCGGCGAGGAATCCTCGCGCGACCTGCTCACCCCCCGTGAGCGCGAGGTTCTCCAACTCATCGCCGAGGGCTGCGCAACGAAACAGATTGCCGGGCGCCTGAGCGTGAGCATCAAGACCATCGAAACCTACCGCCGCCAGATCATGGAAAAGCTCGGTATCGACACGGTTGCCGGCCTTACAAAGTACGCGATCCGCGAGGGCTTGACGTCCCTCGAGCACTAA
- a CDS encoding PQQ-binding-like beta-propeller repeat protein, whose product MSKAGSLSFMITVYILAASVGFGSDWPHWRGLDRDGSVDEPSGWDGTRWPIEQRWEASVGVGASSPIIAGGKLFATGWRDGRDTIHCLDAATGEVVWQQSSPSAEYGRYHRGDEVFYKGPSSTPTLDINSGLLFTLSIDGDLQCRAAEDGRLIWRVNLYEEYEVPMRPDVGGGQRDYGYTSSPLVLGEELLVEVGCGQGNLVSFEKHTGQPLWYSECKDPAGHSGSPVPIIVEGIPCVVVLTLHNVLVTRLDPGNEGKTLATYPWQTHFANGIATPLVVGDSVVVTSGYNISRIARLHVSAGGIREVWSVPQYSKVCSPVFREGRVYHAWQKLWCLDWETGEPIWSGGRFGDDSSCVVTSDGRLVVLGRGRLVLVDVSRAWESYRELASQNGLLKGYCWPHVTIANGCLYAKNSEGRLVCLGPGTQAAPGGTPLPCSPTRGSSHAQLGFARLVRAHPEPFAFPPYRPRRRREDRAHDRHITAVGRARYETAQTVTSGLR is encoded by the coding sequence ATGTCGAAGGCAGGATCGCTGTCATTCATGATCACCGTCTACATCCTTGCTGCGAGTGTGGGCTTCGGCTCAGACTGGCCCCACTGGCGCGGGCTCGACAGGGATGGCAGCGTCGACGAGCCATCGGGATGGGACGGCACCCGGTGGCCGATAGAGCAACGCTGGGAGGCTTCCGTCGGCGTCGGTGCAAGTTCACCCATCATCGCGGGAGGGAAGCTCTTCGCAACAGGGTGGCGCGACGGGAGGGACACCATTCACTGCCTGGACGCCGCTACGGGCGAGGTCGTCTGGCAGCAGAGCAGCCCGTCTGCAGAGTACGGCCGCTATCACCGGGGCGACGAGGTCTTCTACAAGGGGCCGTCGTCCACGCCCACCCTTGATATCAACTCGGGCCTGCTGTTCACCCTCAGCATCGACGGCGACCTCCAGTGCCGGGCCGCTGAGGATGGCAGGCTTATCTGGCGCGTGAATCTGTACGAAGAATATGAGGTTCCCATGCGGCCCGACGTCGGAGGCGGCCAGCGGGACTATGGCTACACGTCATCCCCGTTAGTTTTGGGCGAAGAGTTGCTGGTCGAAGTGGGCTGCGGTCAGGGCAACCTGGTCAGCTTCGAAAAGCACACCGGCCAACCTCTCTGGTACTCGGAATGCAAAGACCCAGCGGGCCACAGCGGCAGCCCGGTGCCCATCATCGTCGAAGGCATCCCCTGCGTGGTGGTGCTGACCCTTCACAACGTGCTCGTGACGCGCCTTGACCCCGGCAATGAGGGCAAGACGCTGGCCACATACCCTTGGCAGACGCACTTCGCCAACGGCATCGCTACCCCGCTGGTGGTGGGGGATTCGGTGGTGGTGACGTCCGGATACAACATAAGCCGCATCGCCCGGCTGCACGTGAGTGCGGGCGGCATCCGCGAAGTCTGGTCAGTGCCCCAATACAGCAAAGTCTGCAGCCCGGTGTTCCGCGAAGGCCGCGTGTACCACGCCTGGCAGAAGCTCTGGTGCCTGGACTGGGAGACAGGCGAGCCGATCTGGTCCGGCGGGAGGTTCGGCGACGACAGTTCGTGCGTGGTCACCTCCGACGGCCGACTCGTCGTGCTGGGCCGCGGGCGGTTGGTGTTGGTGGACGTCTCGCGCGCGTGGGAGTCTTACCGGGAGCTTGCCTCGCAGAACGGCCTGCTCAAGGGCTATTGCTGGCCCCATGTCACCATCGCCAACGGATGCCTGTATGCGAAGAATTCGGAGGGGCGCCTGGTCTGCCTGGGGCCGGGTACTCAGGCCGCACCGGGGGGCACTCCTCTTCCCTGCTCACCGACCCGGGGATCCAGCCATGCCCAACTGGGGTTCGCCCGCCTTGTGCGCGCTCATCCTGAGCCCTTTGCCTTTCCCCCATACCGACCTCGGCGTCGACGGGAGGATCGCGCGCATGATCGCCACATCACTGCAGTGGGCCGCGCACGGTATGAGACCGCGCAGACGGTAACCTCGGGCTTGAGGTAG
- the ychF gene encoding redox-regulated ATPase YchF, whose protein sequence is MRIGITGLPGSGKTTCFRVLSGQRPADTHHGAAIASVPIPDPRLDRIAQSENPKKVSYADVTFVDFEGQHAVDRQLASEVDALALVIQCFGDLDSRGEPLDPGADFETILLEMALSDLKVIEGALDRLSKGPKTDRKPQVMDLLQRCRDHLSAGGSLRHLEMGSEDARYLKGFAPLTMMPLLVVCNVAEDDLKGGRARCVGEQAEALGLPHIEFCAELEEEIAELSAEDQAAFLADYGLESSARDRFLRACFEILDLITFFTTNNNEARAWTLPRGTLAPQAAGRIHSDLEHGFIRAEVTAFKHFEQVGSMHDCKAQGYTRVEGKDYVVQDGDILQIRFSR, encoded by the coding sequence ATGCGCATCGGGATAACGGGATTGCCCGGCAGTGGGAAGACCACCTGTTTCCGGGTGCTCAGCGGACAGCGCCCGGCGGACACACACCACGGCGCCGCAATCGCCAGCGTGCCCATTCCCGACCCGCGGCTGGACAGAATCGCGCAGTCGGAGAACCCGAAGAAGGTCAGCTACGCGGACGTCACTTTCGTGGATTTCGAGGGGCAACATGCCGTGGACCGGCAGCTGGCTTCCGAAGTGGATGCCCTTGCGCTGGTCATTCAGTGCTTCGGGGACTTGGACTCTCGTGGGGAGCCGCTGGATCCGGGCGCGGATTTTGAGACGATCTTGCTCGAAATGGCGCTGAGCGACCTGAAGGTCATCGAGGGCGCACTCGACCGTCTCAGCAAGGGGCCGAAGACCGACCGCAAGCCCCAGGTAATGGACCTGCTGCAGCGCTGCCGGGACCATCTCAGCGCTGGAGGAAGCCTGCGCCACCTGGAGATGGGTTCCGAAGACGCCAGGTACCTGAAGGGTTTCGCGCCGCTCACGATGATGCCGCTTCTCGTCGTATGCAATGTAGCGGAGGATGACCTGAAAGGCGGTCGCGCCCGTTGCGTGGGCGAGCAGGCCGAAGCTCTCGGCCTGCCACATATCGAGTTCTGCGCCGAGCTTGAGGAAGAGATCGCAGAACTGTCGGCTGAGGACCAGGCGGCTTTCCTGGCGGACTACGGGCTGGAGTCCTCTGCGCGCGACCGCTTCCTGCGTGCCTGTTTCGAAATTCTCGACCTCATCACGTTCTTTACCACCAATAACAACGAAGCCCGGGCGTGGACACTGCCTCGCGGCACGCTCGCACCCCAGGCCGCCGGGAGGATCCACTCCGACCTTGAGCACGGGTTCATCCGCGCTGAAGTGACCGCTTTCAAGCACTTCGAGCAGGTGGGGTCAATGCACGACTGCAAGGCGCAGGGATACACCCGCGTTGAGGGCAAGGACTACGTGGTACAGGACGGAGACATCTTGCAGATCCGTTTCAGTCGCTGA